The nucleotide window TATTAGTCATttgaccatttaaaaaaaaaaaatcaggaatgAACACAAATTAAACAGTTTACTTTTGATGTTAAACACCAGGAGCTCAGCGGACACAATGGCCTTATTGCCTTACatgatttttgctgttttgagtTCTTAAAAGGAAGTTTGTGGGTTAAGCCCTTAAAACCATTAAAACCATGACGAGCGGTATTACTATTCGCATTGGTAATTCCCCCTTTTTCCTTGTTTGATCCCAGTTCATCCCGTATAATGTTTAACTTCGTATcactttattgctttttcttccGTTCGTAATGCCGTCACATTTCCTGGTTGCAGACGGAGAACGCATATCTCcgtatttaatttcattttgcgATTTCCACGGGTTTAGATCAACGGTTGCAAAGACGGTGAACTAGGCACAGCGGAGTGGAATGCATGACCCCTCCTGACAATCATGTGTTGCTTCACTTCCGAAAATGTCCTGTTCGAATGCGATTGCCCTCAGTACGCAAGTCATGTCTGGACAATTTCCACGTGTGCAGATTTCCGTGCTTAGCTGCGCTGCCAGGCTCCCGCTGTCATTCATAAAAAGTTGAGATGCGCCCAGGAATTCAGGAGTTGATTAACACCGACAGAATtttgtccagaaaaaaaaaaaagtgagacaaATTCCTTCTTATCCTCTTTTCATGTAGCCGTTGAAGCTGTggatgttgtttaaaaaaaataaaaataaaaaaaggaccTTACATGTGCATGGTATCATTTGCATTTACGCAGGTGTACATCTGAGAAGAGAGCCAGATAAAAGTTTCGCTCTTTGTGTTGTTTCAGGAATATGTTTCACAACAATGAAAGTTTATCTCAGTATACATACCCAGATAGTTTACTTAAGGGATTACTCAAtattagcagaaacttttcctgGTCGAGTTCTCGAACCGCTAGCCCGCTTCCTGCTTTATATACTGTAAGCCTGTTGGATTTACCTTTCTTTATCCAGGGTAGCATGCGAGCTGTGATTCGTGACAATTTACCAACGATGAAGAGAGACCCCCGGTCACAGCTGTAGATGTAGATGAAGATGTAGACGATCGCGGTGTGCCGTGGCTCGGGGAGAAATGCCGTGGGCTTCTACGCGGCGGTCTCGCTCGGTCGAACTGGCCAATGTCACGCGTGTCCTGCAAGCATCTGGTCTTATTTACGGCATCTAAGAGATCCTGGGAGCAATACATCACACGTTCGAGACACTGATGAAGAAAAGGTCGTTTAGTATGAGCaggattttaaatattatttttcctgtGAATTACTGCTGGAAAGACCTTTGACCCGGCCGTGCGAGCGccacaaacaaaacagccaAAGACTTTTGGATGACATCAAAGTTGGGCTCCGTAAAATAAACAGAGCCATCCGATTACAGCTAAAAATACAGGCCGCTGTTGTCCGGCCGCGCTGCGTATGCACGGCCGTTTGGTGTGGGGTCCGCTCAGTCAACACGATGACGCAAAATGGAACAAGCTTCCAACTGAGGCCAGGCCTGTCGGAAACGAGGCCCCTCCCCGCAGCTCCTGAGCGCGGCAGAACGGCGGAGGACATTAGAGAAGGACCACCAAACCGAATCCAGGGCTCGCCCTCCGTCCCCAGCGCCTGCAGACTGGAaacaacccccccacccccgcctccCCGCAGTAGGGAAGCTTGCCGCCATAACCTCTGCTAACAGTAGCAAGCCTCAGACTGGCACAGATGACATCACGGGGCTCTTTCATGAATAATGCTTCAATTACGTAATCGCCTGGCCGGGGAGAAAGTGAAACACCCCAGGGGCGAAGCTGTTTGTTGACTCGACCTCTCTCCGGACTGAGCAACTCGTGCTCCGTAGCAGGCGAGCGTTAAACCTTACTGCAAATGGGATTATCCTCAAATAAACCTGATTGGCAGGcagggcaggcaggcaggcaggcaggcaggcaggcaggcctCGCCGCTCACTTCTCCCAAGCGGCGCATCATCCCCAGGGTCACAGATGTGAGACACATCCTGACTCAGTGATGTCACTCATGACACAGCCTGACACAAGGCTGAGTGCTCAGAGTCAGCCGCTGCACTGGGAAGCCATTCTGTCTGTCGTCTGTGAGAATTACCGTCGCGGCAAGTCCAGAGCCAGCGAGCGCAAAGCAGCTTTCAGCATTTCCTCCCCCCCGCGCTCATCTTGCTGTTCTTCTGCTGACTCAGCTGTTTTTGTAGGAAGCCCGTTCCCTTTGAAGCAGGAAAGAATCTTTCATTACTGTAAAGACCAAGTGAAATGGAAGGCGAGAGGGAACAATCGCTGTCTATTGTGTCTTCTGATAGAAACTTCCCCCGTTTGACCCTGCTTCTGGACTTCCCCCATAATGATGGCGCGATCCTAATTACAGAGCGGCTTTGCAGCAGGTGTGGAGTCGTGCACCTGGTGAGAGATGGGGGATGGCAGAAGCAGCTCCGTGACTGGACACTGTAGGCTATTGTGACATCTTTCGAGAGAGCGCTTTGCGCCTGGGAGTTGTGTAagtaacagctggtagcatcgtggttagagctgctgccgcctttggatctaaaggtttgCGGGTTTGATTTCACCCCCCATGGTTGTgtgacccttgagcaaagtacttaccctaaattgctccggtaaaattacccagctgtacgaatgggtaacgtaattgtaaccttaacgtcGGAAGTTGctacgagatgtatgtcgctttagagaaaagcgtcttctcAACGTGTAAGTGAGCATGTTACGCTTCAAGAGCGCCGTCACTGTCCCGCTCTTCCGTACTAATATTTCCGACCCCCGCTGCGTTTTCAGCAGAGACAGCTGCAGATTATGGCACTGTATCTGTGATGAGTTACTGGAAAGGTCAAGATAGTTGCAACAGACCCCCAGCAAGAGAAAGCTCACTTTTGACACTTCGCAATTGGAATGGTAATTCCGATGTAATTTTGGAAGCTTCGGAATAATAACCAGCTGGCCCCGTGCCTCATACATCGCGTACCCTTTGCTTcttggtgatggtggtggtcgTAAACGGGGGGGAAATCTGGGGTAGTCCGAGCAGTTAATAGTGATGATGTAAGTAGCTCTCATGAGACAGCATCCCTTTACCGTAAAGAAGCTCACATGAGCTTAATCGGAAGAGAGGAAAAGATTTGGGATTCTGCCAAAAtttaggaggaaaaaacaagacCCACAGTCAAACATCAGCCAAACATAAGTTTGACGTCAGAGTTTTGAGAATTACAGTACTCTCCGGTAAACACAATCTACCAAAGATAAACtggtgcatgtttgtgtttcgTTATTTATCAAGCTTCCGACATTGTACATCTGGGTCAGACTAAAGCTGTTGATCAAGAAGTGAAAATATGCGTGCAGGTACCACCGGTTACAGGGTTGCTTACAAAAACAAGGCACACACCCCGTACAATATCAGTACAGTGTATGCTGAGTATGCCCCAATTTAATTGCTTGTCAAGCTGGAAGGAATCTcatttcagtattatttttaaataaatcagtgacagctcacttttttttttcccttgaaaaAACTGCACCTGGATGAGAGGGGCTCTATGTCTTGACCTAGACCTTGAATCAGAACATAAGCGTGAACATTACAACATGAAATTAGCTAAATGATGGAAAATTTATGTACGAACTATGATTTAAATCATGGGCAGTAAGGGATACAGAGAATgttatacattttaatgcatttattcaccAACTCCTTGTTTCAAAACTCACTAGAATGTGGCTTGATACTTTGTTATGTTGGCCCCATCTAGTGGATTTGTACACAAACGGCTGCTTATTCATTGTGATGtgcattttgaaatacataaaaatgactttggattGATGGATAATCTATATTCCGGTACTGCTGTGTTTAATATCGGTGCCTTTGAGTTCTGTATACGTAAAGTCCGTGTTATAATCCCCCCAAAAAAGTTTcaggttttatttcattatacagTTTTTTAGTTCTATGAAAGGATAAATTGTAATATTAAATGGTTATAAATAGAGTCAAAACAGCTGAACAGCAGTATGAAAGCTTATGATAAAGCATCATTTCTCTGGACAACagggtgtttctgtttttattaaaatttttccaTTGAATTTTCATCAACTTCTTGTCCTttgtagggtcatggtggcccaAATTACTAAAATACTGTAGGACTGCTGCCAGTGTGCAACTAATTTTCTTACGTTTTATCAAGCAAATAATGTTTAGGTAAGCGgtggatgtggtggcgcagtaggttgaactggttcctgctctccagtgggtctggggtttgagtcccacttggggtgccttgtgacagactggtgtcctgtcctgggtgcgtcccttgtgttgccaggttaggctccggctccccacgaccccatatgggacaagcaattcagacaatgtgtgtgtttaggtaTGTAAAAGAGCTTTATGTATCACTCACAGGCTAACCAAATACTCCTTTTTCTGTAGCTCAAAACTGGTCTGTCGAGACCCACATCATTATTTACTGGTAGAACTAGTGAGAAAAATGTACATCTGGCACGAATGAGTATTTTCAGCTCTGCTATCACTCTGAAGGGTCACGTCACGGAGTCCGTGCGTTAAGTTTCTTTCCGTCTCAAAGCCTTGTCCTCTGGTTGGCTGGAAGTTCATCTTGGTCAAGTCCCCACAAGAAGCTGCGCAGCCGGGTTATTTCCTGTTGCAGTTCAGGACTTGGAATCGGCTGGGTCACATCGAGTCGAGGGGTCTCATTTGGCAAAATTAGAGGAGGGTGGTCCAAGAAGCTCTCAAAAATATCTGACCAATTCAGAGAATGAATTGAATCAGCCAAAGGATGTCATATCTCTTCAAGTACACCGTACAAAGAATAACAGAAACCACGCTCAAGGCTCGGATCTCTTACCTCCACCAAGTTCTGTTCCAGGTGGTGGGGTCCACAAGGCGGGCGGTGCTCTAGCAGGCCCTAATTTATAGTGCATCAGCAGATGATGAAGCTGAGCAGAACTTAGTAAAGGGTGGTCCTCTTGTAGGCTGGACCATGAGGActgagacaaagaaaaaaacaaagtaactaTCCCCAATAGGTACTGAATATCCATTCTGGGttttacatccatccatccatccatccatccatccatccatccatccatccatcttcaatcccgcttgtcctaatagggtcgcggATTTTACACAACTAATCCATTATCGTTGACTACTTGTCTAGTGGAGGAAAACAGTAGTCCAGTGACTACAGTGGATGCATCGAGTTTGAGGcacagtaaatcacagtaaatccTGGACCGAATCAAATGCACCTATTCACTCATACACACCATGGACAACTTCGAATCACTAGTCCACTTGCAACAAATGTTTTAGgagtttgggaggaaacccacatgaacacagggaaaacatgcaaacgccacacaggctgagctttGCCCCCGTACAGACCCGCAGCCCATGATCTGTGAACCACCGgcactactcactgcgccaccaaaTTATACGACACAGTTGAAGAAAAGGAATTAGGAAAATCGAAAATAAAAacgtaaaaatgaaaagaaaagaaaaacagggagaaaagaaaataaagagtGCTTTCATTTGTGGGAGAAAGGGATCAAAGGCAAGCACCAGgaagaagattaaaaaaaaaaaaacgaactaCATTTTGATATTCACTTGTATTAGTTGTCCTCTACAATGCCGTTGCTTTGGACCAATCTCACGTTTGCTTCACCTGGATGAGACGAGTCTTTGGGATGCACAGGAAGTTGACCGTCATGGACAGCTTCTTCAGGAATTCGGAAGCGACGTCACCCAGGCCCACTCCCTGCAACCAGTCTAAAACGAGGTCCAGATTTGTCCGGATCTGAACTGCTCGTGACCAGGAAAACAGGCTGTCTGCAAGAGCAAGAATAAACCAGAAAACCTTATCAGACTGCATGCCATTGCAGATAAACGCTTGCGCCAAACCGCTGGAAATATTTCGGAGGAAAAGTGCGAGTTCAGCCAGACAGACATTAACGCGTGATATGCGCTCGGTTTCCGCCACAGACCAACGTCACGGGATCCGCTCACTTTCCTCTCACCTCTCTCCAGCAGGGTGTTGAGCAAGGAGGTGTTGGTGAAAAAGAACAGGTAGCCGAAGGTCTGAGATGTGAGTGGAGGGGAAAGGCAGGCTTCCCGGGTGAGTAGGAGCGAGCGCCGGTACACCTCCACCAGCCCCGCCACAGTGGGAGGGAGAGCAGACACATCATCCTCTGGAGATTCTCCGGTCCCTTCTCCCTCGCCCTGCTCCCCGAGTCCTTCCTTGTCTTTGTCCTTCTCGTCACTGGAGAACGGGTTGGTGTCCAAGAGCGCCGGCAGGAAGGAGTACAGGGTCTGCGGGCGAAGAGCCGTGATCGCCGATATTTCTATACATCTGTTCGCATTACGTGTGTTCACACCGGTCTGCCTTCTCACCTTGGTCAGATGATACACGCAGTGCTGGAAGGTGTGCATAATAACATCATCAAGCTGAGACAGGGCCTCTGAGCAGCTGTCCAGGTCAGCTGACAACACCGGGTCACCGGGGTCTAAGGGAAGGGACAGTGAAATGAAGGTCAAGATCAGGCTCCTAAAACAGCGTTAAAGTTACACTGCATTTACACTTGTGTTCCCGCTGCTTCCTCCTGTGGTTCAGTAGACGCACTGCTGTGGTTAATCTGATAGAGACAAGAACAAGTtaagggaaagaaaaataaacatcaagATACAGAGATGAAAacaacatgacacacacacacacacacattgtctgaaactgcttgtcccaagcatgcttgcagtgaaccagagcctaatccggcaacacagggcataaggctggagggggaggggacacacccagggtgggacaccagtctggtgcaaggcaccccaagcgggacttgaaccccagactcactagagagcaggacctggccaagcccactacCCCACAACACCCCCCCATACAGGAAACACAGCGGTGAACAAACAGCTCATGCTGCACACTGACTTCTAGACAGAGAGaggtttaaaatgtttaaagctgCTAGTGAAATTAACGGCAAAATAAGGACCACAGAAATTAACCTTCAAATTCCCATTCTTTCTCCATTGCCTCAACTTTGACCTGGAAAAAGTTGAGAAGCTCCGTAGCGTTGGACATCCAGAACATCAAAGGTCGGAGGTCAGAAGACACTTTCTCTATATTTTCGATATTTGCATCAGCTTCTTGTTCTGTGGAACTGGACAAAAGTTTAACAACATGACAATTCATTATGGCAAAAGTGGGCTGAACAGAACACAATTTCAGAACACAGTTGCACGGTAACAAATACGTGGAGACAGTACAGGGTATATACAGCCATGTATAATTGTTTGagttttctgtgtttcacatttgtttCACATTCTCTTTACATGGAtttgaaagtttaaaaatgaattacaggttaataaaataaaataaaataaattcttcttcttcatcttcttcatcttcttcttcttcttattattattattattattgctaataATTTTGCACTCCCATTGTAGGACTCCAATATTGGACTGCATAAGTTATTTCTGGGAAGTAACTCACAGCATTACAGGGCATGATGTAGACATAATTTAATACCTTAGCTTTGAAACAGCTAATCACGATCAGTATGCACAGACAGTGTTTAACATCGAGGCTATTTAATAGAGATAACCCAGACAATATAACATCATAACATCAGCATTGTACTTACTTTTGGGAATCGTGCTGATCCCCAAACTCTTTTACTTTATCCTGAAAAAGATGTCGTAAATAACAAAGTATTAATGGGACATGACTCAGATAATCTTTGTCATATAACTGAAGAACATCTGTCTATGGGGAACATAATTCAAATCCCAGTTCTCTGTGGTTTTGGTGAAAGCGTGACCAACAGATATCATGTGCACTATGAGCCATCAGTACTATGCATCAGTGTCAGGCAAACAGAGCTGGGATTGCAGCATTTTCTAGACCTACTCATTGTTCAAAATAGCTCTTTAAAATTGGTTCTCTGATGGGCAGACTTTCCAAAGTCATTCTGACTCATGTTCCATACTTAATATGTTAGTGCCATGTAGTTACATTAGAGGCGTTTCAATCGACGGATTCGGATCCTCTCATTCCGATCAGTATGTGTTCCTGCCTGTTGTACATTTATGCGCCAAGGCAAGTGATATCTGACTAACAGACTCACCCACACAATCCCTTTGATTTGACTGGCTGCTTTCAGGAGCAGTTGTGGCATTAGGGCAGGATCCAAGTGCTTGGATGCGTAATCAATCATAACCGACAGGAGATATGCTGGAGCAAGGGCCCCGCACCCTGAGTCGGGCAGTGAATTCTTTGAGATTATTTCctgagaaaatgacagaaaaagatGCAAACAAGCAAGAACACAAGAGAAACTGAGCGATGAAGAAAGATGCAAGGTACTGGCATCGTGTGTAACGCACAAGTAGCGATGCGGCTCAGCTTGCTGGATTAGACtcagttaaaaatatattgcttaTTTTGTGAGGCTTGTCTTAGAAGAGCTACACAGCATTTCGGTTTTCTTGGAAAAGGATTTCCCATGTGGTTAGGTTGCAGGGAATTTCTTTGGAAGGCCTCAATTCACCATCCTTGGTCCGTTTAGTAGTTTGGTTGAGGCAATACTGGTTCAAGAAAAGGAATACGGAACAGATGTTCGTATGCTTGCGCTGTACAGACCTGCAACAAGGCATCGGCATGTTTGGGATGAAACCTGAGCAGAGCCTCAGTGGATCCCAGATATTGTCGTAGGCCTTCCTGTTTGTCTGCCAGGCTTCCAGAACCGGAAGACGAGGAGTCGGGTTGCCAGGGCAGGGGAAGGGCGAGTGGGGGAGCTGGAACTATGCGTGGGTCCCGATATAGGAAAAGGAAGTGGCTCCCCAATCCAAGAAGGTCTCCTGACTTGAGCTCCGCCTCCCTGTATAGGGCCATCCCATTGTGTGTAACAGCCCCACCTCTGAAGGGGCGCACCAGAGCTGAAAGAGAGGGGTTGACCAGGGATGTGGTAACACCACCTCTCAGACAATGATCCCTGAGCCACATTCGCCCATCCCGCATGGCGGACCGGTCAATCCCTAATGCAGGTACCTTTTTTGTCAGGCTGACCAGGGAGAGCGGAATCTCGGCGGACCAGCAGGTGACGAGAGAGAAGGTCGGGGGCCGTGAGGAAGGTATCTACCTTCAAGGGTTTCGTCCCCTTTCTCTCCCGCTCCctgtccttctctctctcccggAAGGTTGGCTTTCTCCCAAAGACGTGCATATGGCCAGACATGATGTACAGCACAAAGTCCTGAAGGCATGAAAGAAGAGTCTGTTAGTGTTTTGGAGGAGCTGCTGATAGCCATCTGAAAAGTTCTTAAGTTACACAGAATGTTGTGATATTTCATGAATTACTTCACAGAAAATTACAACTGAAGCCTGAATGAGGTCATTCTGTATGTGGGCATGATCTGAACCTACTGCGCCTTTTCAACTGCTTCTTTCTGTGTATTATCCACTGAGCTATTGTAATGCTACACAGTTATTTTTGACTTTGCAGAATTATC belongs to Scleropages formosus chromosome 18, fSclFor1.1, whole genome shotgun sequence and includes:
- the rasip1 gene encoding ras-interacting protein 1, with the protein product MEESESSRFRKLPVGLWINSPRKHFAKLGARWPSASSVKSTTSSDAHSIHEIPSGPSAPSTSLCISTPSLAPPSPSPSPAFLRPRPAQPQSRAKRLSHLFLRGRSNSDRDRAIGDREREVWAHSATPSSHHYLPPASSSAPGLIKLYGDALSSGANYRSLLANVHSTAKQLISQVITRYIEREKEGEGEDGALHKPSPADFLLCDVIGRPVQQPDGAVQWHTECRRTVASWECPLLLIDMWRPKDGFERRFEIQKREDYEREEREKEQDRDGDSYAGVRWRRSRMASGGVPEDSERGHRGRNTELRRSISDMNLSLRRRQGNHASNDSRHMGSVPGNGAGLQDRKNIVSMIATDSAEVPGSKAGAEGNTQLQEQKNAVSCDLEVMSQSLILPPTDCPYFLLLQGYDQSKDFVLYIMSGHMHVFGRKPTFREREKDRERERKGTKPLKVDTFLTAPDLLSRHLLVRRDSALPGQPDKKALVRPFRGGAVTHNGMALYREAELKSGDLLGLGSHFLFLYRDPRIVPAPPLALPLPWQPDSSSSGSGSLADKQEGLRQYLGSTEALLRFHPKHADALLQEIISKNSLPDSGCGALAPAYLLSVMIDYASKHLDPALMPQLLLKAASQIKGIVWDKVKEFGDQHDSQNSTEQEADANIENIEKVSSDLRPLMFWMSNATELLNFFQVKVEAMEKEWEFEDPGDPVLSADLDSCSEALSQLDDVIMHTFQHCVYHLTKTLYSFLPALLDTNPFSSDEKDKDKEGLGEQGEGEGTGESPEDDVSALPPTVAGLVEVYRRSLLLTREACLSPPLTSQTFGYLFFFTNTSLLNTLLERDSLFSWSRAVQIRTNLDLVLDWLQGVGLGDVASEFLKKLSMTVNFLCIPKTRLIQSSWSSLQEDHPLLSSAQLHHLLMHYKLGPARAPPALWTPPPGTELGGDIFESFLDHPPLILPNETPRLDVTQPIPSPELQQEITRLRSFLWGLDQDELPANQRTRL